The following are encoded together in the Lactuca sativa cultivar Salinas chromosome 1, Lsat_Salinas_v11, whole genome shotgun sequence genome:
- the LOC111909942 gene encoding probable CCR4-associated factor 1 homolog 10 — protein MSILLPKSDSVEIREVWDYNLEEEFALIREIVDDYPYIAMDTEFPGVVLRPLAQFKNINDYNYHTLKDNVDMLKLIQLGLTFSDEDGNLPTCGIEKHCIWQFNFREFNVNEDIFANDSIEMLKLCGIDFQKNTEEGIDANRFGELLMSSGIVLNGNVCWVTFHSGYDFGYLLKLLTRKELPESQMGFFNLIRIYFPIIYDIKHLMRFCNHLHGGLNKLAEILEVKRIGVCHQAGSDSLLTSHAFKKLKESYFNGSTEKYAGVLYGLGVETEVQNY, from the coding sequence ATGTCTATTTTGCTGCCCAAAAGCGATTCCGTTGAAATCAGGGAGGTATGGGATTATAATCTTGAAGAAGAGTTTGCTTTGATTCGGGAGATTGTTGATGATTACCCTTATATTGCAATGGATACTGAATTCCCTGGTGTTGTGCTTCGCCCTTTGGCACAATTCAAGAATATAAATGactacaactatcacacattaaAGGATAATGTTGATATGTTGAAATTGATTCAATTGGGTTTAACATTTTCCGATGAGGATGGAAATCTTCCCACTTGTGGGATTGAAAAACACTGCATTTGGCAGTTCAATTTCAGGGAATTTAATGTTAATGAAGACATCTTTGCAAACGATTCCATTGAGATGTTGAAACTGTGTGGGATTGATTTCCAAAAGAATACAGAAGAGGGTATTGATGCAAATCGATTTGGGGAACTTTTAATGTCATCTGGGATTGTTTTGAATGGTAATGTTTGTTGGGTGACTTTTCATAGTGGGTATGATTTCGGATACTTGCTTAAGCTATTGACACGAAAGGAATTGCCTGAATCTCAAATGGGGTTCTTTAATTTGATCAGGATTTACTTCCCAATCATTTATGATATCAAACATTTAATGAGGTTTTGCAATCATCTTCATGGTGGTTTGAATAAACTTGCAGAGATCTTGGAAGTTAAAAGAATCGGTGTTTGTCATCAAGCAGGATCCGATAGTTTGCTTACTTCTCATGCTTTCAAGAAATTGAAAGAAAGTTACTTTAATGGATCCACTGAGAAGTATGCTGGTGTTTTATATGGTTTAGGTGTTGAAACGGAGGTTCAAAATTACTAA